The Streptococcus oralis Uo5 genome includes a window with the following:
- a CDS encoding exodeoxyribonuclease III has product MKLISWNIDSLNAALTSDSARAKLSQEVLQTLVAENADIIAIQETKLSAKGPTKKHLEILEELFQGYENTWRSSQEPARKGYAGTMFLYKKELTPTISFPEIGAPSTMDLEGRIITLEFDTFFVTQVYTPNAGDGLKRLDERQVWDVKYAEYLAELDKEKPVLATGDYNVAHKEIDLANPASNRRSPGFTDEERAGFTNLLATGFTDTFRHIHGDVPECYTWWAQRSKTSKINNTGWRIDYWLTSNRVADKVTKSDMIDSGARQDHTPIVLEIEL; this is encoded by the coding sequence ATGAAACTCATATCATGGAATATTGATTCCCTCAATGCAGCCCTAACGAGTGACTCAGCTCGTGCAAAATTGTCCCAAGAAGTCCTACAAACCTTGGTAGCCGAAAATGCTGATATTATCGCTATTCAGGAAACCAAGCTTTCTGCAAAAGGGCCTACAAAAAAACACTTGGAAATTTTAGAAGAACTCTTCCAAGGTTATGAAAACACTTGGCGTTCCTCTCAAGAACCTGCTCGCAAAGGCTACGCTGGAACTATGTTCCTCTATAAGAAAGAACTCACACCAACGATTAGCTTCCCAGAAATCGGGGCTCCTTCTACCATGGACTTGGAAGGCCGCATCATCACCTTGGAATTTGATACATTTTTCGTGACCCAAGTTTACACTCCAAACGCTGGTGATGGTTTGAAACGCTTGGATGAGCGTCAAGTCTGGGACGTCAAATATGCTGAGTATCTAGCTGAGTTAGACAAAGAAAAACCAGTCCTTGCAACTGGTGACTACAACGTAGCCCACAAGGAAATCGACCTTGCAAATCCTGCCAGCAACCGCCGTTCACCAGGATTTACAGACGAGGAACGTGCTGGCTTTACCAACCTTTTGGCAACTGGATTTACTGACACCTTCCGCCATATTCACGGCGATGTCCCAGAGTGCTACACGTGGTGGGCGCAACGCAGCAAGACTTCTAAAATCAACAATACAGGCTGGAGAATCGACTACTGGCTCACTAGCAATCGCGTGGCTGACAAAGTGACCAAGTCTGACATGATTGACTCGGGTGCGCGTCAAGACCATACGCCGATTGTATTGGAAATTGAACTTTAA
- a CDS encoding ABC transporter ATP-binding protein, with translation MQNKQEQWTVLKRLMSYLKPYGLLTFLALSFLLATTVIKSVIPLVASHFIDQYLSNLNQLAVTVLLAYYGLYILQTLVQYVGNLLFARVSYSIVRDIRRDAFANMEKLGMSYFDKTPAGSIVSRLTNDTETISDMFSGILSSFISAVFIFLTTLYTMLVLDFRLTALVLLFLPLIFLLVNLYRKKSVKIIEKTRSLLSDINSKLAENIEGIRIIQAFNQEKRLQAEFDEINQEHLVYANRSVALDALFLRPAMSLLKLLGYTVLMAYFGYRGLSIGITAGTMYAFIQYINRLFDPLIEVTQNFSTLQTSMVSAGRVFALIDETTYEPLQNDGQAKVQEGNIRFENVCFSYDGKHQILDDISFSVKKGETIAFVGHTGSGKSSIINVLMRFYEFQSGRVLLDGVDIRNYSQEELRKNIGLVLQDPFLYHGTIKSNIAMYQDISDEEVQAAAAFVDADSFIQDLPLGYDAPVSERGSSFSTGQRQLLAFARTVASQPKILILDEATANIDSETESLVQDSLAKMRQGRTTIAIAHRLSTIQDANCIYVLDKGRIIESGTHEELLALGGTYHKMYSLQAGAMS, from the coding sequence ATGCAGAATAAGCAAGAACAATGGACTGTATTGAAGCGCTTGATGTCTTATCTCAAGCCCTATGGCCTCCTGACCTTTTTGGCACTCAGTTTTCTCCTCGCGACGACGGTTATTAAAAGTGTCATTCCTCTTGTAGCCTCCCACTTTATCGACCAGTATCTCAGCAATCTTAACCAACTCGCTGTGACGGTTTTGCTGGCCTACTATGGTCTCTATATCCTACAAACACTGGTCCAGTATGTTGGCAATCTTCTCTTTGCGCGGGTGTCCTACAGTATTGTCAGAGATATTCGTCGCGATGCCTTTGCCAATATGGAAAAACTGGGTATGTCTTATTTTGACAAGACGCCAGCAGGTTCCATCGTCTCTCGTTTGACAAATGATACCGAGACCATCAGTGATATGTTTTCGGGAATTTTATCCAGCTTTATTTCAGCAGTTTTTATCTTTCTGACAACTCTGTATACCATGTTGGTGCTGGATTTTCGTTTGACAGCTTTAGTCCTGCTCTTTCTCCCCTTGATTTTCCTTTTGGTCAATCTCTACCGAAAAAAGTCAGTGAAAATCATCGAAAAAACCAGAAGTCTCTTGTCGGATATCAATAGTAAGCTGGCAGAGAATATCGAGGGAATCAGGATTATCCAGGCCTTTAATCAAGAGAAGCGCCTGCAGGCAGAATTTGATGAAATCAACCAAGAACACTTGGTCTATGCCAACCGTTCTGTAGCCTTGGATGCCCTCTTTTTGAGACCTGCCATGAGTTTGCTGAAACTCCTAGGCTACACAGTTTTGATGGCTTACTTTGGTTACCGTGGTCTTTCTATCGGGATAACAGCCGGAACTATGTATGCCTTTATCCAGTACATCAACCGTCTCTTTGATCCCCTGATTGAGGTAACGCAAAACTTTTCAACCCTGCAAACGTCTATGGTTTCTGCAGGCCGTGTCTTTGCCTTGATTGATGAAACGACCTATGAGCCACTTCAAAACGATGGGCAAGCTAAAGTCCAAGAGGGCAATATTCGTTTTGAAAATGTATGTTTCTCATATGACGGCAAACACCAGATTCTGGATGATATTTCCTTTTCTGTTAAGAAGGGCGAAACCATTGCCTTTGTAGGTCATACAGGTTCGGGGAAATCTTCGATTATCAATGTCCTCATGCGTTTTTATGAATTTCAGTCAGGGCGCGTTCTCTTGGATGGTGTGGATATCCGAAACTACAGTCAGGAAGAGCTGAGAAAGAACATTGGTCTGGTCTTACAGGATCCCTTCCTCTATCATGGAACCATCAAGTCCAATATCGCCATGTACCAAGACATTAGTGACGAAGAGGTCCAGGCTGCGGCTGCCTTTGTTGATGCAGATTCCTTTATTCAGGACCTTCCTCTGGGCTATGATGCACCTGTGTCTGAGCGTGGTTCGAGCTTTTCTACTGGCCAACGCCAGCTTCTTGCCTTTGCTAGAACTGTCGCCAGTCAGCCTAAAATCCTGATTTTGGATGAAGCGACAGCCAATATTGACTCTGAAACAGAAAGTTTGGTTCAAGATTCCCTAGCCAAGATGAGACAGGGGCGGACAACCATTGCTATTGCTCATCGTCTTTCGACCATTCAGGACGCCAACTGTATTTATGTCTTGGATAAGGGGCGCATCATCGAGAGTGGAACCCATGAGGAACTCTTGGCCTTGGGAGGAACCTATCATAAGATGTATAGCTTGCAGGCTGGGGCCATGTCCTAA
- a CDS encoding sugar transferase yields MLKWEDLPVEMQSSEVESYYQLVSKRKGSLIFKRCLDWVLALFLLALTSPVFLILSIWIKLDSKGPVIYKQERVTQYNRPFKIWKFRTMVTDADKKGSLVTSANDSRITKVGNFIRRVRLDELPQLVNVLKGEMSFVGTRPEVPRYTEQYSPEMMATLLLPAGITSPASINYKDEDTIISQMTEKGLSVDQAYVERVLPEKMRYNLAYLREFSFLGDIKIMFQTVFEVLK; encoded by the coding sequence ATGCTGAAATGGGAAGACTTGCCCGTGGAAATGCAATCAAGCGAGGTTGAGTCTTACTACCAGCTTGTCTCTAAAAGGAAGGGTTCGCTGATTTTCAAGCGTTGCCTGGATTGGGTTCTGGCCCTGTTTTTGCTAGCTTTGACTTCTCCCGTCTTTCTTATCTTGAGCATTTGGATCAAGTTGGATAGCAAGGGACCTGTCATTTACAAGCAAGAGCGCGTGACCCAGTACAACCGTCCGTTCAAGATTTGGAAGTTCCGTACTATGGTAACGGATGCGGATAAAAAAGGAAGTCTGGTGACTTCTGCTAACGATAGTCGCATTACCAAGGTTGGAAATTTCATCCGCCGTGTGCGCTTGGACGAACTGCCTCAGTTGGTCAATGTCCTTAAAGGTGAGATGTCCTTTGTTGGAACAAGACCTGAGGTGCCACGTTACACCGAGCAGTATAGTCCTGAAATGATGGCGACCTTGCTTTTGCCAGCAGGAATCACCTCTCCAGCCAGCATCAACTACAAGGATGAGGATACGATCATCAGTCAAATGACGGAGAAAGGTCTGTCAGTTGACCAGGCCTATGTAGAGCGTGTCCTTCCTGAGAAGATGCGCTATAATCTCGCCTATCTCCGAGAGTTTAGTTTCCTTGGAGACATCAAAATCATGTTTCAAACCGTGTTTGAAGTGCTAAAATAA
- the trpE gene encoding anthranilate synthase component I, giving the protein MERIIHGDVLSPILAYMRLKGQHKVILESIPRDKETARFSILAYNPVFEIKFENGILYQNGQVIDRDPLDFLYEVTHKRQHHSDLPFGGGAIGFVGYDMISLYEEIGQIPEDTIGTPDMHFFVYESYMVFDHKKEKIHVIEDALYSDRSQEDLEKALNQVLEELRIPAPNEFEDLDLSPLNFKPHIAPQKFEEMVETARDLIRNGDMFQCVLSQRFSAEVTGNPFDFYRNLRVTNPSNYLYFYDFGDYQIIGASPESLVSVKNGIVTTNPIAGTRPRGATDEEDKALATDLLSDEKETAEHRMLVDLGRNDIGRIAETASVQVTKYMEVELFRYVMHLTSVVKGRLLPDLTAMDALKATLPAGTVSGAPKIRAMRRIYELETEKRGVYAGAIGYLSATGDMDFAIAIRTMILKNQTAYVQAGAGIVYDSIAQNEYQETINKAKSMTRIGELRP; this is encoded by the coding sequence ATGGAACGAATCATTCATGGAGATGTCTTATCACCAATCTTGGCTTATATGCGCCTAAAGGGGCAACACAAGGTTATTTTAGAGAGTATTCCGAGAGACAAGGAAACAGCTCGTTTTTCTATCCTAGCCTATAATCCAGTTTTTGAGATTAAGTTTGAAAATGGAATCCTTTATCAAAATGGTCAAGTGATTGATCGGGATCCTTTGGATTTCCTTTATGAAGTGACTCATAAGAGACAGCACCATTCAGATCTACCTTTTGGTGGGGGAGCTATTGGCTTTGTCGGTTACGATATGATTTCGCTCTATGAAGAAATTGGTCAAATTCCTGAGGATACCATTGGGACGCCAGACATGCATTTCTTTGTCTATGAGAGCTATATGGTCTTTGACCACAAGAAGGAAAAAATCCATGTCATTGAGGATGCTCTTTATAGCGATCGCAGTCAAGAAGATTTGGAAAAAGCCTTGAACCAAGTGCTGGAGGAGTTACGCATCCCTGCTCCAAATGAATTTGAAGACTTGGATCTATCTCCGCTGAACTTCAAACCGCATATCGCTCCTCAGAAGTTTGAGGAAATGGTGGAAACAGCTCGCGACTTGATTCGTAATGGTGATATGTTCCAATGTGTGCTCAGTCAACGCTTCTCAGCAGAAGTTACTGGAAATCCATTTGACTTCTACAGAAATCTCCGCGTGACCAATCCATCTAATTACCTCTATTTCTATGACTTTGGGGATTATCAAATCATCGGTGCCAGTCCAGAAAGTTTGGTTTCAGTTAAAAATGGCATCGTGACAACCAATCCGATTGCCGGTACACGGCCAAGAGGGGCTACGGATGAAGAGGACAAGGCCTTGGCGACAGACCTGCTTTCTGATGAGAAGGAAACAGCAGAACATCGAATGTTAGTAGACTTGGGGCGTAACGATATCGGTAGAATTGCTGAAACGGCAAGTGTCCAAGTCACCAAGTATATGGAAGTGGAGCTTTTCCGCTATGTCATGCATTTGACCAGCGTGGTCAAGGGACGTTTGCTTCCAGACCTCACTGCCATGGATGCCTTGAAAGCTACACTTCCAGCTGGAACAGTTTCAGGAGCACCAAAGATTCGGGCCATGAGACGAATCTATGAACTGGAAACAGAAAAACGGGGCGTATACGCAGGAGCAATCGGCTACTTGTCTGCGACGGGTGATATGGATTTCGCCATTGCCATCCGAACTATGATTCTCAAAAATCAAACAGCCTATGTGCAGGCTGGGGCAGGGATTGTCTATGACTCTATTGCCCAAAACGAATACCAAGAAACCATTAACAAGGCTAAATCTATGACTAGAATTGGAGAACTAAGACCATGA
- a CDS encoding bleomycin resistance protein: MNYNAVIPEFVVSDLEQSRSFYCDLLGFRIEYERPEENFLFLSLEDCQLMLEEGTPEELANLTYPFGKGVNLSFGIKDVPQLYQKVTEANYPIYRPLTKRTFRVGDHYIYPHEFAVLDPDGYFLRFSE, encoded by the coding sequence ATGAACTACAATGCAGTCATTCCCGAGTTTGTTGTAAGTGATTTAGAACAGTCCCGTTCTTTCTACTGCGATTTACTCGGTTTTAGGATCGAATACGAGCGCCCAGAAGAAAACTTTCTCTTTCTTTCTCTTGAAGATTGTCAGCTAATGCTAGAGGAAGGAACCCCCGAGGAACTGGCTAACCTTACCTACCCTTTTGGAAAAGGTGTCAACCTATCCTTTGGTATAAAGGATGTCCCACAACTTTATCAAAAAGTGACCGAGGCCAACTATCCTATTTATCGTCCTTTGACTAAACGAACATTTCGTGTTGGGGATCATTATATCTATCCTCACGAATTTGCAGTCTTGGATCCAGATGGTTATTTTTTAAGATTTAGCGAATAG
- a CDS encoding aminodeoxychorismate/anthranilate synthase component II, producing the protein MILLIDNYDSFTYNLAQYIGNFAEVQVLRNDDPKLYEEAEKADGLVFSPGPGWPVDAGKMEDMIRDFAGKKPILGICLGHQAIAEVFGGKLGLAPKVMHGKQSHINFEAPSVLYQGIEDGRPVMRYHSILIEEMPEEFEVTARSTDDQAIMGIQHKNLPIYGFQYHPESIGTPDGLSSIRNFIEKVVK; encoded by the coding sequence ATGATTTTATTGATTGACAACTATGATTCTTTTACCTATAACTTGGCGCAGTACATTGGGAATTTTGCAGAAGTGCAGGTCTTGAGAAATGATGATCCCAAGCTGTATGAAGAAGCTGAAAAAGCAGATGGTCTGGTCTTTTCTCCCGGTCCTGGTTGGCCGGTTGATGCTGGAAAGATGGAAGACATGATTCGTGACTTTGCAGGTAAGAAGCCAATTCTAGGGATTTGTTTGGGTCACCAAGCTATCGCAGAAGTCTTTGGTGGGAAGCTAGGCTTGGCTCCAAAAGTCATGCATGGGAAACAGAGCCATATCAACTTTGAAGCGCCATCTGTTCTCTATCAAGGCATTGAGGATGGTCGTCCAGTCATGCGTTATCACAGTATTTTGATTGAAGAAATGCCAGAAGAGTTTGAAGTGACAGCTCGTTCGACTGATGACCAAGCTATTATGGGAATTCAACACAAAAACCTTCCAATTTATGGATTCCAGTACCATCCAGAAAGTATCGGAACGCCAGATGGCTTGTCTTCTATTCGGAATTTTATCGAGAAGGTTGTAAAGTGA
- a CDS encoding DUF421 domain-containing protein: MTLNYIEILIKLALGLFSLVFVINVTGKGNLAPNSAIDQIQNYVLGGIIGGVIYNSAISILQYAVILIMWTILVLTLKWLNNNVHFVKRLIDGKPTLLIKNGKIDPEACRSVGLSAADVALKLRSQGIFQMKQVKRAMQEQNGQLIVVQMGDENPKYPVVTDGVIQVEILESIGRSEEWLLDNLSKQGYDNVANIFIAEYDKGVVSVVTYE; this comes from the coding sequence ATGACACTCAATTATATCGAAATTTTAATTAAACTAGCCTTGGGTCTCTTTTCTCTGGTTTTTGTAATTAATGTGACAGGAAAGGGTAACCTAGCGCCTAACTCAGCAATAGATCAAATTCAGAACTATGTACTCGGGGGTATCATCGGTGGGGTGATTTACAATAGTGCCATCAGTATCCTTCAGTATGCAGTTATCCTGATTATGTGGACCATTCTGGTCTTGACTCTCAAATGGCTCAACAACAATGTTCACTTTGTGAAACGTTTGATTGATGGGAAGCCAACTCTGCTCATCAAAAATGGAAAGATTGATCCAGAAGCCTGCCGTTCGGTTGGTTTATCAGCAGCGGATGTAGCTCTTAAGCTCCGTAGCCAGGGAATTTTCCAAATGAAACAAGTCAAACGCGCTATGCAGGAGCAAAACGGTCAACTCATCGTAGTCCAAATGGGAGATGAGAATCCCAAGTATCCTGTTGTCACAGACGGTGTTATCCAAGTCGAAATTTTGGAGTCCATTGGTCGGAGCGAAGAATGGCTGCTTGATAACCTCAGCAAACAAGGGTATGACAATGTTGCCAATATCTTTATTGCTGAGTATGACAAGGGTGTCGTCTCAGTCGTAACTTATGAATAA
- a CDS encoding ABC transporter ATP-binding protein yields the protein MSIIQKLWWFFKLEKRRYLVGIVALVLVSVLNLIPPMVMGRVIDAITSGQLTQQALLLNLFYLLLAAFGMYYLRYVWRMYILGTSYRLGQIMRSRLFEHFTKMSPAFYQTYRTGDLMAHATNDINALTRLAGGGVMSAVDASITALVTLLTMLFSISWQMTLVAILPLPFMAYATSRLGRKTHKAFGESQAAFSELNNKVQESVSGIKVTKSFGYQADELESFQAVNELTFQKNLQTMKYDSLFDPMVLLFVGSSYVLTLLVGSLMVQKGQITVGNLVTFISYLDMLVWPLMAIGFLFNITQRGKVSYQRIEELLSQESPVQDPEFPLDGIENGRLEYAIDSFAFEDEETLNAIHFSLEKGQTLGLVGQTGSGKTSLIKLLLREYDVDKGAIYLNGHDIRDYRLTDLRSLMGYVPQDQFLFATSILDNIRFGNPNLPLSAVGEATKLAQVYKDIVDMPQGFDTLIGEKGVSLSGGQKQRLAMSRAMILDPDILILDDSLSAVDAKTEYAIIDNLKETRKDKTTIITAHRLSAVVHADLILVLQNGQIIERGTHDDLLALDGWYAQTYQSQQLEMKGEEDAE from the coding sequence ATGTCCATTATTCAAAAACTCTGGTGGTTTTTCAAGTTAGAAAAGCGCCGTTATTTAGTCGGGATTGTGGCCTTGGTCTTGGTTTCCGTCCTCAATCTCATTCCCCCCATGGTCATGGGACGGGTGATTGACGCCATTACGTCGGGGCAACTAACTCAGCAGGCCCTCCTTCTTAATCTATTTTATCTGCTGCTGGCAGCCTTTGGGATGTACTATCTGCGCTATGTTTGGCGCATGTATATTCTCGGAACTTCCTACCGTCTGGGGCAGATTATGCGCTCTCGCTTGTTTGAGCATTTTACAAAAATGTCTCCAGCCTTTTATCAGACCTATCGGACGGGGGACTTGATGGCGCACGCTACCAATGATATCAATGCCTTAACCCGTTTAGCGGGTGGCGGAGTCATGTCAGCAGTGGATGCTTCCATCACGGCGCTGGTGACTTTGCTGACCATGCTTTTTAGCATTTCGTGGCAGATGACTCTGGTTGCCATTCTTCCCCTGCCTTTTATGGCTTATGCGACCAGTCGTCTAGGGAGAAAGACCCACAAGGCCTTTGGCGAGTCACAAGCTGCCTTTTCCGAACTCAATAACAAGGTGCAGGAGTCTGTATCAGGTATCAAGGTGACCAAGTCTTTCGGTTATCAGGCTGATGAGCTGGAGTCTTTTCAGGCGGTGAATGAATTGACCTTCCAAAAGAACCTGCAAACCATGAAATACGATAGTCTCTTTGACCCCATGGTTCTCTTGTTTGTTGGTTCGTCCTATGTTTTAACCCTTTTGGTCGGCTCTTTGATGGTTCAGAAAGGGCAAATCACGGTTGGGAATCTGGTCACCTTTATCAGCTACTTGGATATGCTAGTTTGGCCTCTTATGGCTATCGGTTTCCTCTTTAATATTACTCAGCGAGGCAAGGTATCTTACCAGCGGATTGAGGAACTTTTGTCTCAGGAATCACCTGTACAAGATCCTGAATTTCCTCTGGACGGTATTGAAAATGGACGTTTGGAGTACGCCATTGACAGCTTTGCCTTTGAAGATGAGGAGACACTGAATGCTATTCACTTTAGTTTAGAAAAAGGGCAAACCCTAGGCTTAGTCGGTCAGACAGGCTCTGGGAAAACGTCCTTGATTAAACTTCTTCTACGTGAGTACGATGTGGATAAGGGAGCTATTTACCTAAATGGTCACGATATTAGGGATTATCGTCTGACAGATCTTCGTAGTCTCATGGGCTATGTCCCTCAGGACCAGTTCCTCTTTGCGACCTCTATCTTAGACAATATCCGTTTTGGCAATCCTAACTTGCCTCTTTCAGCAGTTGGGGAAGCGACTAAGCTAGCTCAAGTTTATAAAGATATTGTGGACATGCCTCAGGGATTTGATACGCTGATCGGTGAAAAAGGAGTTAGTCTATCAGGTGGGCAAAAGCAACGTCTGGCCATGAGTCGGGCGATGATTTTAGACCCTGATATCTTGATTTTAGATGATTCCTTGTCAGCCGTGGATGCCAAGACAGAGTATGCGATTATCGACAATCTCAAGGAGACGCGGAAGGATAAGACAACTATCATCACAGCCCATCGTCTCAGTGCAGTCGTCCATGCAGATCTGATTTTGGTTCTGCAAAATGGTCAAATTATCGAACGGGGTACACACGATGACTTGCTAGCCTTGGATGGCTGGTATGCCCAAACTTATCAGTCTCAGCAGTTGGAAATGAAAGGAGAAGAAGATGCAGAATAA
- a CDS encoding DUF3290 family protein, whose translation MKFYSYDYVLSQIGQQNGIMIGLGIVLLAVTGFLAFKAYHDKKGTKFRELVMISALTLLALLLVSITTYQNNQVSNNKFQASLHFIELVSKDLGVDKSEVYVNTSAETDGALLKVGDRYYRALNGSEPDKYLLEKVELYKTDAIELVEVNK comes from the coding sequence ATGAAATTCTATTCTTATGACTATGTACTCAGCCAAATCGGTCAGCAAAATGGCATCATGATTGGTTTAGGGATTGTCCTATTAGCTGTGACAGGATTTTTAGCTTTCAAGGCTTATCATGATAAAAAGGGGACCAAATTTCGTGAGTTGGTCATGATTTCAGCTTTGACCTTATTAGCCCTCCTTTTGGTCAGCATCACAACTTATCAAAACAATCAAGTATCTAATAATAAATTTCAAGCTTCACTTCATTTCATCGAGCTTGTTTCCAAAGATTTGGGAGTTGACAAGTCGGAAGTTTATGTCAATACTTCTGCAGAAACGGATGGAGCACTTCTCAAGGTCGGAGATCGCTATTACCGTGCCTTGAACGGAAGTGAGCCAGACAAGTACCTGCTAGAGAAAGTCGAATTGTATAAAACAGATGCAATTGAACTGGTGGAGGTGAACAAATGA
- the trpD gene encoding anthranilate phosphoribosyltransferase, with protein sequence MKEIIEKLAKFENLSGVEMTDVIERIVTGRVTEAQIASLLLALKMKGETPEERTAIAQVMRGHAQHIPTEIHDAMDNCGTGGDKSFSFNISTTAAFVLAGGGIHMAKHGNRSISSKSGSADVLQALGINLDLKPAELGKVFDKTGIVFLFAKNMHPAMKYIMPARLELGIPTIMNLTGPLIHPMALETQLLGISRPELLESTAQVLKNMGRKRAIVVAGPEGLDEAGLNGTTKIALLENGEITLSSFTPEDLGMERYAIEDIRGGNAQENAEILLSVLQNEPSPFLETTVLNAGLGFYANGKVASIKEGVALARQVIASGKALEKLRLLQEYQK encoded by the coding sequence ATGAAAGAGATTATTGAAAAATTAGCAAAATTTGAAAATTTATCAGGTGTGGAAATGACGGATGTCATTGAGCGTATCGTAACTGGGCGCGTAACGGAGGCACAGATTGCTTCTCTCCTCTTGGCTCTTAAGATGAAGGGAGAAACACCTGAGGAACGCACAGCTATTGCTCAAGTCATGAGAGGGCATGCCCAACACATTCCAACTGAAATTCATGATGCCATGGACAACTGCGGTACAGGTGGAGACAAGTCCTTCAGCTTTAACATTTCGACAACTGCAGCCTTTGTCTTGGCTGGTGGTGGCATTCATATGGCCAAGCACGGTAACCGCTCGATTTCTTCTAAATCGGGTTCGGCAGATGTCCTTCAAGCCTTGGGCATCAATCTTGACCTCAAACCAGCTGAACTAGGTAAGGTTTTTGATAAAACTGGCATCGTCTTTCTCTTTGCTAAAAATATGCACCCAGCCATGAAATACATCATGCCAGCTCGTTTGGAACTAGGAATTCCAACGATCATGAACTTGACTGGTCCACTGATTCACCCAATGGCCTTGGAAACACAGCTTCTTGGTATTAGTCGTCCAGAACTTCTAGAAAGTACAGCTCAGGTTTTGAAAAATATGGGTCGCAAACGTGCCATCGTGGTTGCTGGACCAGAAGGGCTGGATGAAGCTGGCTTGAACGGAACAACCAAGATTGCTCTTCTTGAAAATGGCGAAATCACCTTGTCAAGCTTCACTCCAGAAGATTTGGGGATGGAACGCTACGCTATCGAAGATATTCGTGGAGGGAATGCTCAGGAAAATGCAGAAATTTTGCTCAGCGTTCTTCAAAACGAACCAAGTCCATTTTTGGAAACGACAGTTTTAAATGCAGGTCTTGGTTTCTATGCTAATGGTAAGGTAGCTAGTATCAAGGAAGGTGTTGCCTTGGCCCGTCAAGTGATTGCTAGTGGTAAGGCCCTTGAAAAACTCAGACTGTTACAGGAGTACCAAAAATGA
- a CDS encoding DegT/DnrJ/EryC1/StrS family aminotransferase encodes MPNYNIPFSPPDITEAEIAEVADTLRSGWITTGPKTKELERRLSQYTQTPKTVCLNSATAALELILRVLEVGPGDEVIVPAMTYTASCSVITHVGATPVMVDIQADTFEMDYDLLEQAITEKTKVIIPVELAGIVCDYDRLFQVVEKKWDLFTAASKWQKAFNRIVIVSDSAHALGSTYKGQPAGSIADFTSFSFHAVKNFTTAEGGSATWKANPAIDDEEMYKEFQILSLHGQTKDALAKMQLGSWEYDIVTPAYKCNMTDIMASIGLVQLDRYPALLQRRKDIVDRYDRGFAGTRIHPLAHKTDTVESSRHLYITHVEGASLEERNLIIQELAKAGIASNVHYKPLPLLTAYKNLGFDMADYPRAYAFFENEITLPLHTKLSDEEVDYIVKTLVRISEEILGSGKKL; translated from the coding sequence ATGCCAAATTACAATATTCCATTTTCACCACCCGATATTACCGAAGCTGAAATTGCTGAAGTAGCGGATACCCTTCGTTCTGGTTGGATCACAACAGGTCCTAAGACAAAAGAACTAGAGCGTCGCTTGTCCCAATACACACAGACACCTAAGACTGTCTGCCTCAACTCTGCGACAGCCGCTCTTGAGTTGATTTTGCGTGTGTTGGAAGTGGGACCTGGGGATGAAGTCATCGTTCCAGCTATGACTTATACAGCTTCATGTAGTGTGATCACTCACGTAGGAGCGACCCCTGTCATGGTGGATATTCAAGCAGATACTTTTGAAATGGACTATGACTTGCTTGAGCAAGCCATCACTGAAAAGACTAAGGTGATTATTCCGGTTGAGCTTGCAGGGATTGTTTGCGACTATGACCGTTTGTTCCAAGTCGTGGAGAAGAAATGGGATCTCTTTACAGCTGCTAGCAAGTGGCAAAAAGCCTTTAACCGTATCGTGATTGTCTCTGATAGTGCCCATGCTTTAGGATCTACTTACAAAGGGCAGCCAGCTGGTTCTATCGCTGACTTTACTTCCTTCTCATTCCACGCCGTTAAAAACTTTACAACTGCTGAGGGAGGAAGTGCCACTTGGAAGGCCAATCCAGCTATTGACGACGAAGAGATGTATAAGGAATTCCAAATTCTTTCCCTTCATGGTCAAACAAAGGATGCCCTTGCCAAGATGCAACTGGGTTCATGGGAATACGATATCGTTACACCGGCCTACAAGTGCAATATGACGGATATCATGGCTTCGATTGGTTTGGTACAATTGGACCGTTACCCAGCTTTGCTACAACGTCGTAAGGACATCGTGGACCGCTATGATCGTGGTTTTGCGGGTACTCGTATTCACCCACTGGCACACAAGACTGATACTGTCGAATCTTCACGCCACCTCTACATCACCCATGTTGAAGGTGCTAGCCTAGAAGAGCGTAACCTCATCATCCAAGAATTAGCCAAAGCAGGAATTGCAAGTAATGTACACTACAAACCGCTTCCTCTTTTGACAGCCTATAAGAATCTTGGCTTTGATATGGCAGATTATCCAAGAGCCTATGCCTTCTTTGAAAACGAAATTACCCTCCCTCTTCACACTAAACTAAGCGATGAAGAAGTAGACTATATCGTTAAGACTTTGGTGAGAATTTCCGAAGAAATCCTTGGTTCTGGAAAAAAATTATAA